A stretch of DNA from Danaus plexippus chromosome 31, MEX_DaPlex, whole genome shotgun sequence:
aattaaatatgaaaggcTTAAATTAGGATCAAGGTGACTCAGTCATTATTTGATATGAAGTTATACGgtgtgacaaaaaaatatttcgttgtaAATCTGATAAGAttagtacaaatatattatacatgaaATACTAGGAAATTAACAAAGAACTTgcataacaatttattattgattatgtattatgtacagatatataataatattttaactaattgttttaatatatggaaaaaaatttatgtttacgaaattatatttttttttctaaaaataaagcaaaggCACTCACATACAATAACAGCTGTTTCCCCGGGTTCAAGGTCACATCAAAATACACACGGCACCACCACAATTCAAATAAGcattaacaaacaaactacACAAACACTgccaaattatttacaatgacgtaatatcaacaaaattatttgcaacTGATCAAAGAGGGATACAATAACACGGTCTCCTTATTAAGACCTTCttggttatattataataatgttatgagAGTCTTCGCTCTAACGAGTAATCGTTGTCTTATTGTGGCACAATGTTGTAACTGATTTCGTAGTTATGAAatctatttgaaataacaacTTTGTGTggtgaaatattttgacatttcatTTCACTCTCACTTTTGAATTTGAatcgatatattttaagatggcAGCACTTGATAATCGATAacatgtcaaataaaattataaatgtattttgtataagtaataaataacaatatttataattttttacaaaatataaactaaataatataattatataatttatcatgattataacacaaatttatgaaactgtgttttaaatatatttctgtccaaaaaaaactttatataaatattatttttatttaatttatataataatttcattataacaatttaaaattctgttgatagaaaattataaactatattttgttggctcaaaaggactcgtatccagagccgtaaaaacatttacaaaaaaaactatttggtTATTTTGCCGCCAGTACCGACtggtattattaaaagaataagatattttgttgcaaaatatatcaataattttcttaaaatttttacatataatgtcTATCCATGTAGAGAATAATCTTAAAGATTCTATTAACGACGACATATTTAAGCAAAAAGCACATTACATACCTTGTAAAATTGATGAAGACGGTCAGGCAAATGTGAAGAAATACTTCGAGCCCTACATTGTCGAAAATACTAACGGTGGTAAaggaatttacaaatttatagcaataaaaaagtcaaccgtttgtatatatttgttaaaataagcAATTATCTATTAACATTCACTcatgtttgatatttttgcaataaaaatttaaatatttacatagaatTGTCAGCGACATTCCGGGGTCACTCCCTGGATGGTGTGAAATTGTCCCTCCCCGAAGGTTACAGAGCTGTATTAGTGACGGAAACCAAACGACCGCTCTCAGAAGATGTCGAGAGAAAATTCCAAGTACGTATGATAATTCTATTTGTCTGAACAACGAGATTAAACAagcagaatatttaaaacaattatctgatcattatatatacatagccTTGATTTGAGtaagaatttaattgatattgaaaacgatttaagttattttgtacGAGATccgtttattatgaaatttatttaaaataactaattctGATTCaacattatcatattttattaataagggttaaatttaattttatacaaggaGTTAATTAATACCAAGCTCATATTTACTTTCCGTTACTTTCACCTTTACAATCATAGCTTTACCGACCGTACAAGTCTAGACTGAACATATCTAGAACATATCAGAAAGAAGTCTCAAACTTAAATTTGAGTATTTTAGTTTCTATAacggaataaattattaacatttagttAACTTAATCATCAGACAATTAAGTTCACCGATATTGATCAGTCAACTATTATGTGTAATCAGTAGAGAGGAAACTTCTCATCATTCAGTGGTTTCAccatgcgggtgccgggtccttTACAGGGAGAAGAGCTTGAATGGTGCCGGGACTCGCggcccaggtgtaggtttaaagggCGTCTATCAAACGCAGTAAACCCTCACCtgcaccgtccaagctcctctctagTGTCACTggagtaatattaatttgagcAGAATACTTCCATAATTAGGACGCTTTATTGGTGAATAAAGTGGGCTATTGTAGAAACTAGTCCTGGACTGATACATCCGCATATGAGCACCATAGACAACTGTTGTGATAACCAGacatagatatttatatgacgGCAAAAGTATTGGGCATGAATCTAACAGAAACGTGATTGTTGTATACTAGATGGGTAATATGTATTGTGCTTAGAAGCAAGACTGTGACCGAACCTCATATGAGGTGATCTGCCCACCTTATGCTTGACATATTATCTAACTCCGAGCGAGTATAACTAGTCGCAACCGTATGAAGATTAATCTTGGAGTGCTGTCATTTTTAATGCAGTAATTAGTTTTTACTGTGGCAGAATACAGTTTAGACCTTAGTGTGAGCTCATCAGGATGAATGTTGAAAAACATTTGgtgacttaataaaaaaaaatatacaattacatggtcgtaaattttttttatttaattcaataacattCGCTAGATATATATCATCAAGTTAGCCTCATGCTGTACTGGCGACTCAGGTCGTTTTTCCATTTAGTTCAGTGGTTCCCAAACTTTTGTTGACTAGAGACCATTTTGTAATCTCTGTTGATGAGGGACCACGATTTAAAAGAAAGATAATGTAAATgacttagaaaatattcttttaaactgtttcgtatcaacaaaaatatgttattaaattattaataaaatttcagagTTTTGAATTAGTTCGCGGATCACCGGTTGGGAGCCACTGATTTAGATGATCTTGGCAACCGTATGTCCGATCGAGTCTAGGCTTTTTTGTCCAGTAACCCAGTCGCCAgggatttttatatcaaaaattatttagttcgGACCACCAATTTT
This window harbors:
- the LOC116778327 gene encoding uncharacterized protein LOC116778327 isoform X5, encoding MSIHVENNLKDSINDDIFKQKAHYIPCKIDEDGQANVKKYFEPYIVENTNGELSATFRGHSLDGVKLSLPEGYRAVLVTETKRPLSEDVERKFQIAGGLGDITYWNWDKKPSRNDSLVRALDWIDIAEALHAD
- the LOC116778327 gene encoding uncharacterized protein LOC116778327 isoform X3, which translates into the protein MSIHVENNLKDSINDDIFKQKAHYIPCKIDEDGQANVKKYFEPYIVENTNGELSATFRGHSLDGVKLSLPEGYRAVLVTETKRPLSEDVERKFQIAGGLGDITYWNWDKKPSRNDSLVRALDWIDIAEAVSQLIMAGIYFITSIMYCVFVLFIRI
- the LOC116778327 gene encoding uncharacterized protein LOC116778327 isoform X2, with product MSIHVENNLKDSINDDIFKQKAHYIPCKIDEDGQANVKKYFEPYIVENTNGELSATFRGHSLDGVKLSLPEGYRAVLVTETKRPLSEDVERKFQILLESIFGSDTDVRNNIFDVNKLLRYLRKSVDLHKNHADGSVVTLTSKRCLTLSLPGCFCKPGFVESSGQCVLPSDCVTSDYKQYLTRIIVL
- the LOC116778327 gene encoding uncharacterized protein LOC116778327 isoform X4 — translated: MSIHVENNLKDSINDDIFKQKAHYIPCKIDEDGQANVKKYFEPYIVENTNGELSATFRGHSLDGVKLSLPEGYRAVLVTETKRPLSEDVERKFQIAGGLGDITYWNWDKKPSRNDSLVRALDWIDIAEAKEEFTAKIQMRDNGCLSASPVL